DNA from Asanoa sp. WMMD1127:
GGTGCGGATGGCCGACGTCGCCGCGGCGGCCGGGGTGAGCCGCCAGACCGTCTACAACGAGTTCGGTGACAAGAGCGGCCTGGCCGACGCGCTGGCCGCCGCGGAGATCGACCGGTTCCTCGACGCGGTGCGCGCGGCGCTGCGCGGCCACGGCACCGATATCCGGGCCGCCGCGCGGGCCGCCATCGGCGTGACCCTCGACGACGCCGCCGACAACCTGCTGATCAAGAGCATCGTGCGCGGCGGCGAGGACCAGCCCGACCCCCTGCTGCCCTATCTGACGACGCGGCCGCAGCTGATCCTCGAGGCGACGGTCGCCGTGCTGCACGAGTGGGCGTCGACGCTGCCCGGCTATCGCGCGGACCAGCTCGAGATCGTCTTCGACTCGATCGTGCGCCTGGTGATCAGCCACCTGACGTACCCGACGGCCTCGCCCCAGCAGAGCGCCAACGACCTCGCCGACCTCCTGGCCAGGATGGTCAGCGCGGCGGGGCGGTGAGACCCGGGGCGGCGGGCGCGGTCCCGGCCGCGCCCGCCGCCGTCGGTCACGGCAGGTCGATCGGGCGCAGCACGCGATCGATGCCGTGGGCGATCTGCCGGTTGCCCTTGTTGATGTCGAACCGGTTGACGCGCGGGTCCCGGTCGCTGCGGTCGGCGTCGACCAGCTTGACCCGCTTCCACCAGTAGCCGTACACGTCGACCTTGATGGGGGCGCCCGCCGCCGTCGTCAACGTCGCGCCGTCCGCCTTCAGCGCCGCCCTGCGGTCGATCGTGGCGCCCGGCACCACGTGGTAGAGCAGCACCGACTCCACGGTGTCGATGCCGAGTCCGGCCACCGCGGTGAACGACGCCCGCTCGCTGGGCAACCGCTTGGTGTGCTGCAGGTCGGCGACCAGCGTCTGGAAGGCACGGTCGTTCGGGATGAACGCGGTCAGCGCGGTCCCGCCGTCGGCGAGCACGCCGACCGCGCTGGCCGGCTTGGCCGCGAGCACGGCCTGCACCGCGGCGGTCAGGATGTCGTAGTCGCTGCCGTTGCGGTCGAACCCGCTCTGGTCCGCGGTCAGCACCGCGGCGAGCGACCTGGTGCCCAACGGCTTCGTCCTGCCGTGTGCGTCGGCCGGTGCGGCGGCGAGAGCGGAGATGACGATCGCGGCGGACGCCACGGCCGCGGCTCGCCTGCCGAGTCGGATGAACCTCATCGTCGGGGTGTCCCTTCCGAGTACGGGGGTGGTCACCCCTTCCTTCGGGCGGGCCGCCCGCGCCGGATGCACCTAATAGGTCAGTGTTCCGCGCAGCAGGCTGCGGCCGGAGTGCGCGGCGTCGCCGTCGTGCGGCTCGTCGCTGACGTCGACCAGGCGGTAGCGGTTGAGGTCGACGCCGGGCGGGACGGTGAGCAACGCGTCCGGCCTGTCGGACAGGTTGCCGACCGCGACCATGCGGGTGGGTTCGTCGGGGTCGATCAGCCAGACCTCGTGGAAGCCGGTGGTCAGCGGCAGGTGCCGCACCTCGATGCGCATCTCGCCGGCGGACAGGACCTGCACGGTGCCGCCCGCGGTGGCCGGCACGGTCGGCAGCGGGGACAGGGTCGCCCGCGCCGTCACCCGCTCGGCCGGGGCGCGGGACACGAAGCGGTCAACGGCGACCGTGCCGGCGACCGCGAGGACGGCGGCCGCGGCCGCGGCGAGTGCCGGCATCAGCCAGCGCGGCCGCGAACGCCGCGACGGCTCGGCGACGTGGGTGATCGCCGGTGACGCGGGGGTCAGATCGGCCTCGATGCGCTGCCAGATGCGCTCGGGCGGCGGCGGCAGGTCGCGCAGGTCCTGGCTTTCCACGCCCAGTTCGGCGACCGTACGCAAGGACTCGAGCTCGTGCCGGCAGACCGCGCACGTCGTCAGGTGGTCGAGCTCGGACGGCGCCTCGGTCTGCTCAGCGAGCGCGAGTAGAACCAGCCGATCGGGATCCAGATGCTGCACCGTCCACCTCCCAACGGCGTCGCAGGTTGGCCAGGCCACGGCGGATGTGGCTCTTCACCGTACCGAGGGGAAGTCCGGTCACCGCCGCTATCTGCGGGTGGGTGAGGTCGTCGAAGAAGGCCAGCTCCAGCGTGCGCCGCTGCTCGGCGGGCAGCCGGCCCAGCTCGTCGGCCACGAGCAGCCGGTCGACGATGCGCTCCGGGAGCTCGGGCTGCTCCGGCGGGGCGAGCTGCGCGCGTACCGTTTCGGCGACCCGGTCGTCGCGCACCGCCGCCCGGATCCGGTCGATCGCTTTGCGCCGGGCGATCCCCAGCAACCAGCCCAGCAATGTGCCGCGCTGCGGGTCGAACGAGTCCCGCCCCGACCACGCCGCCACGAACGTCAGCTGGGTGACGTCCTCGGCGTCGGCCCGGTTCCGCAGGAGGCGCTGGGCGAGGTAGAGCACCGCGGCGCCATGCCGTTCGTACGCCGTGCGCAGCGCCTTCTCGTCGCCCGCACGCAGCCGCTCGGCGAGCTCGTCGTCGGTGAACATCGACCTCCTCCCGGGCCTGTCGCGGGGGCGTGAGGGGCCGGCGGCGCCTCGGCTCTGGGCCAGGACGCCGCCGGCTGAACAGTGGACCTACCTCGGTTGTGCCCACCGCCGGCCGTGGGGAGCCACGGTGTTCCCTACGACACTGACCGACCCACCGTCGAGAAGCAACGTGTTGCGTCGATTCTGGGACGGTGCCGAAGCGCGAATGGCGCATGATCTCCCAGCCTCGGCGAGGTTTGAAGTGGGAAGCCGCGTGAAGTGAGCGGATTGCGTCGATATCTTATACGGTTACGACGATGACGATGCGGCCGATGTTCCTCAGGCGGGTTACCGGCAACGTGCCCCGCCGGGTCGACGCGGTCCGCAGCGACCAGAAGCACACCCTCGACCCGGGCGCGACGGCGGTGGTCATCGGAGGCGGCATCGCCGGTGTCACCGCGGCGCTGACATTGGCCGAACGCGGCATGGCGGTGACCCTGCTCGAGCGCGGCAACCGACTGGGCGGCCGGCTGACGACGTGGCCGGTGCGGCTGAGCGACGGCACGTCGCAGGTGGTGGAACACGGCTTTCACGGTTTCTTCCGCCAGTACTACAACCTGCGGAACGTACTGCGTCGCATCGATCCGGAGTTGGGTTTCCTGCGGCCCCTCGGTCGCTATCCGGTCAACTCCCGGCAATGGCCCGAGGAGGACTTCGCCGGCCTGTTCGGCATGCCGCCGGCGAACCTGCTGGCGCTGCTGGTGCGGTCGCCCAGCCTGCGGTTGCGCGAGTTGCGGCGGATGGACAGCAAAGCCGCCCTGCCCATGCTGACGTACGCGAGGACGGAGACCTACCGCGACTTCGACGCGATCTCCGCGGCGGCGTACCTGGACGGCCTCGGCCTGCCACCCCGCGCTCGCGCCATGCTGTTCGACGTCTTCGCCCACTCCTTCTTCAACCTCGAGGCGGAGATGTCGGCCGCCGAAATGATCATGCAGTTCCATTTCTTCTTCCTCCGCAACCCCGAGGGCCTGGAAATGGACGCTCCGGACAGCGACTACGAAACCGCGATCTGGTCTCCGCTGTCGGAGCGGCTGGCCGCGTTGGGCGTCGACGTGCTGCTGGGCTCTCCGGTCGACCGGCTCGAGCCGGGCTGGAAGGTCAGCGTCGTCGGCGGCGCACGGATCTCGGCCGAGCACGTCGTGCTGGCCGTCGATCCCGCCGCCGCGCGGGACATCGTCGCCGCCTCGCCAGACGTCACGCGGACCAGCCCGCCGTTCGCCGAGCGCATCGCGGCGCTGCGCACCGCCCCGCCGTACGCCGTCGACCGCATCTGGTTGGACGGCGACGTCGCCGCGCACCGGGCGCCGTTCACGAGCATCTCGGGCGAGGCCACGCTCGACTCCGTCACGCTCTATCACCGGGCCGAGCGGGAAGCGGGGCAGTGGGCGGCCCGCACCGGTGGAAGCGTGCTCGAGCTGCACGCATATGCCGCGCCACGCCACGTCGACGCCGACACCCTGGCCCGGCGCATGCGCGCGGAGCTCAACGCCATCTGGCCGGAGACGCGGGACCTCGTGGTGCTCGACAGTGAGCACCGGGTCGGGCATGACGCTCCGGCGTTCGGGCTCGGAAGCGACGCCACGCGGCCGGCCGTCAGGACGGATCTGGACGGCCTCTACCTGGCCGGCGACTGGGTGCGGATGCCCTTCCCGTGCGCCCTCATGGAGCGGGCGGCCGCGTCGGGCCTGGTCGCCGCCAACGCGATTCTGGAGCAGCACGGCGTACGCCCCGCGCCCGTCCTGTCAGTTCCCCCGCTCGGATTTCTTGCCAAGCGACGCGGGTGATCAGGTAGTTTGTATGCGACGCCCCTCGTTCGGGGCCCTTGACCTTCGTCGGTCAGCGGCGCGCAGGCTTCTCGACCCGCGCTCAACCGACACCCCCTTGACGTTCGGAGATCCTTCATGGCGGTCCGCCGCCCGCACCACCAGACAACCTTCGCCGAGCTCGGCCTGTCGCCGGCACTCATCGCGCCGCTGGCCGACGCTGGCGTCGTCGCGCCGTTCCCCATCCAGGTCGCGACGATGCCGGACGCCCTGGCCGGCCGGGACGTGCTCGGCCGGGGCCGCACCGGTTCCGGCAAGACCTACGCGTTCGTCCTGCCGCTGCTCCACCGGCTGGCCCAAGCGCCGGTCGGGCGCCGCCCCGGACGACCGCGTGCGCTGATCCTGGCGCCGACCCGGGAGCTCGTCACCCAGATCGAAGCGAGCATCGCCCCGCTGGCCCGCGCGCTGTCGTTGCGCGTGATGACCGTTTTCGGCGGCGTCGGCGCCGGCCCGCAGATCGCCGCCCTGCGCAGGGGCGTCGACATCGTCGTCGCCTGCCCCGGGCGCCTCGACGACCACGTCCGCGGCGGACACGCCCACCTGGACGCGGTCGAGATCACCGTGCTGGACGAGGCCGACCACATGGCCGACCTCGGCTTCCTCCCGGTGGTCAAGCGGCTGCTCGACCGGACCCCCCGAGCCGGCCAGCGCCTGCTGTTCTCCGCGACCCTCGACGCGGCCGTGGACGCCCTGGTCCGTCGCTACCTGACCAACCCGGTGACGCACAGCGTCGACTCGCCGCTGTCGCCGGTCCGGAAGATGACCCACCACGTGCTGCACGTACGGACGGAAGATCGGTTGGCCGTGCTCACCGACCTCACCGCCGCGCCGGGCCGCACGCTGGTCTTCACCCGCACCAAGCGCGGCGCCAAGACCCTGACCCGCCGCCTGGTCGCGGGCGGCGTACCGGCCGTCGAACTGCACGGCGACCTGGGTCAGAACGCCCGGACCCGCAACCTGGCCGCGTTCGCGGACGGCAACGCGCGGACGCTGGTCGCCACCGACATCGCGGCCCGCGGCATCCACGTCGACGACGTGACGCTCGTCATCCACGCCGACCCGCCGGTGGAGCACAAGGCCTACCTGCACCGCTCGGGCCGCACCGCGCGAGCGGGTGCGGCGGGCACGGTGGTCACGCTGATGAACGACAGCCAGGTCAACGACGTGCGCAACCTCACCCGCGAGGCAGGCATCAAGCCGCGGACGACGCGGCTGGGGCCTGGGGATCCGTTGCTGAGCGAGTTGGCGCCGGGTGAGCGGACCTTCGTGGCGCCGTCGCAGTCGCCGGCGCCGGCTTCGGCGTCGGCGGCGGTGGAGCGGCCGGTGCCGCGCCAACGACGGGCATCGGGCCGACGCCCGACCGCCCGCCAGTCCGCGGCTCCTTCGGCGAGCACCTCGAGCGCGGCCAGCTTCTCCAGCCGCACCCGCGTCGGCCGCCGCTGACACCTGGCACCGGCCAACAGCGTCGTCCGGCGCGACCGGCGGTCCCTTCCGGATTCGCGGACATCATTCACCTGGACGGTGGCGACGCGGAAGCCTTCGTGAACTCCGTGATCCTCGAAGCGGAAGCCGAGCTCGAGCGAAAGGCGTGCCGCAAGCACGGCCCTCGGCCTGAACGGCAACGCAGCCACGGCGACGTCGAGCGCCGGCCGGGTCACGGCGAGCACAGGCCGGCTTGGGCTGGAGCGCCGCCGGCCAGGAGGTGGCGGCGGAGTCGGTCGTGTTCCGCGGGCGTTCCGATGGCGGCGCGGTGTTCAGGGTGGGCCGCGTAGTGGCGGATCGCGTCGGCGAGGAACCACGGATGGATGTCCAGGAGCTTGAGCGGGACGACGGCCAGGCCTCGGCTCCGCGTCGGCGACGAGGGCATGGTGGTGAGGTGCAGGACACGGTCGCGCGGGCCTGGCTGACGTGGGTGACCCGGTCGCAGCCCGTCCCAAGGCACGGCGAGAAACCCGATATGACAACGTAGCCGCACTTCTTGGGGTGTGAACACGACGGACGGCAGTCCTAGCCAGAGGATGGCCAGGTGAAAGCCCAGCAGCGCTAGCGCCATCAGCCCGATGAAGATCGTGAAGAAGATGTCGATGACCGTGACCTGCCACTCCGGATCGGTGCCGGATTCCCAAGTGACTCGGCCAATCGACCCGATGGCGGCCGTGTACGCCACCGCCACCACGGCAGGCCACCAGGCGGCCCCTGGCTTCAGCCGAGTCTTGAAGGTGCGATCGCTCTCGTTCACCACGAAAGCGACGGAGCTCGACCGACGTCGTTGCAGGACCGCGAGGCCAATCATCGCGGCCAGGAAAGGCAACCAAGGCAGCAGTCCGACAACCAGCCTGCTCAACGACCCTCGTTCGCCGGAGTAGGTGGCCTGGAACAAGCCCGCCGAGACGGCGACGACAGCCAGGCCAACGGCTGACACCCTACGCACTGCTACGCCTGAGAGCACACGACAATCATCGGGCCAGAGCCCGCCGCTTCCCGTCGTCGGATGATCGGATAAACAGCGGCGTTCGGCGGAGGCAACGGCTACCGTGCCGCCATGCAGGAGCGGTTCGTGGCATCCGGGTCACTGCGGATCTGGACCGAGCGGGTCGGCGATCCCGGGCTTCCGGCCGTCCTGATGGTGATGGGGTCGGCGGCCCAGGGTGTCAGTTGCCCTGATGCGCTGGTTGCCCGCCTGGTCGACCGTGGCGTCCAGGTGATCCGGTTCGATCATCGCGACACCGGCCGCTCCAGCGTCGTCGACTTCGACGCCCACCCGTACACGATCTCGGACCTGGCCCGCGACTGCCTGGCCGTGCTGGACGGTTACGGGCTGGATTCCGCTCACGTGGCGGGGACTTCCTTGGGCGGCATGATCGCGCAGTGGCTCGCGGTGCACGCTCCGGACCGGGTCCGCTCCTTGACGGTGATCTCCAGCTCGCCGATGAGTCATGATCCGAGCGCGGCGTGGGCGCGGGCGCGCGCCGGAGAGCCGGCCGACCCGGCTGACCTGCCGCCGCCGTCGCCAGCCTTCCTGGCGCATGTGTCCGCCGGCCACCCACCAGACGTGGAAGCCGACGTGGAGTTGTTCCGGATCTTCAACGGGCCGGTACGGCCGTTCGACGAACCCGCCGCCCGGACGATGCTGGAGCTGGCGTCGGCACGGGCGACCGACCCGGCGGCCGCGGCCAACCATCACCGGGCGGTGTGGATGGACGAACCCGACCTGCTCGCCCCGCTGTCGTCGATCACCGCGCCAACGTCCATCGTGCACGGAGACCAGGACCCGGTCTATCCGCTGGCCCACGGCGAGGCGCTAGCCGCCGCAATCCCAGGCGCCGTGCTGCACGTCGTACCCGGGATGGGCCATGTCATGACCTCACCCGGCCTCCCCGAGGAAGTGGCCGACCTGATCCGGCTCTGAAGGAACGCGATCTCAATCAGCGGGAGAAACCAGCCCGGGAATTCTTCGCGGTCCGTGCATCCGGACGGTCGTTCTCGATCGAAGGCCTTCACGACAGCTCGGCTATCGAGGAGGACCTCAGCATGACCATCATCCTGCCGCGGCGGGTCGCCGCCGGCGCCGCTGCGACCGTGTTGGCGTTCGGTGCCCTTGCCCTGGGCACCGCGACGCCCGCGTTCGCGGCGGACTCGTCGGTTTCCGTCGTGCACGGCATTCCGGGGCAGCCCGTCGACGTCTACGTCAACGGCGAGAAGACGTTGGAGAACTTCGAGCCCGGCAAGGTCGCGGGCCCGCTGAAGCTGCCGGAGGGCAGTTACGACCTCGCTCTGACGAAGCCGGGCGAGCCGGTGGGACAGGCGATCCTGACCGCCGACGACGCGCAGGTGCCCGGTGGGGCCAACATCAGCATCGTCGCGCACCTCAACGCCGAGGGGGAGCCGGCGATCACTCCGTTCGTCAACGACACGTCCAAGACCGCGGCCGGTCAGGCGCGGCTGATCGTCCGGCACACCGCCGCGGCGCCGGCCGTCGACGTGCGGGCCGGTGGCGAGCCGGTCTTCCGGAACCTGACCAACCCCAAGGAAGCCAAGGCCGACATCGCCGCCGGCACCGTCAACGCCGACGTCGTGCTCGCCGGCGAGTCGGACCCGGTGCTCGGTCCCGCCGATCTCGACCTCGCCGAAGGCACGGCGGCCATCGTCTACGCCATCGGATCGGCCGAACAGAACTCCCTGTCGCTGGTCTCGCAGACCATCGAAGGGCTGCACTCCGCGCCGGACGGCGTGCCCAGCGGCAGCGGCGGGCTCGCCGACACCAGCCTGCCTGGCTGGTGGTACCTGACCCTCGTCGCGGGCGTGCTGCTGCTCGGCGCCGGCGGGTTCCGTTACCTCACCGCCCGCCGGTGACCAACCGCTTCTCGTGGGCGCCGGCGGCGGTGGCCGTCGGCGTCGCACTGCTCGTGGTGGCCGCCGTCGTCGCGTGCGGCGCCCAGCCCGAACCCGACGAAGGCGCCGATCGGGCGAGGTCACTGGCCACCAGCGCGCCGGCGACCCGGGCGACGTCCGCGGTGCCTGTCACCGACGGCGGACTGACCCGCCGTGCGGCGCCTGTCGCGCCGGCCACCATCACCATCGACGCCATCGACGTGTCCGCCACCGTCGAGCCGACCGGGGTCGACCCTCGCACCGGCGACTTCGACGTCCCGCCCAGCGTGGACCAGGTCGGCTGGTACCGCTTCGGCCCCGGGCTGGACGCCACCGCCGGTTCGATCGTCATCGCCGGCCATGTCGACAGCGCCGATCAGGGCAAAGGCGCGTTCTTCCGCCTCGGCCGACTCACCGAGGGCGACACCGTCGTGGTCACCGGCAACGATCGAAAGCCCCGCGAATACACGGTGGTCGCGCGGGAGGAATACCGGAAGACCCGCATCCCACTCGACCGGTACTTCGCCCGGGACGGCGCACCCCGCCTGTCCCTCATCACGTGCGGCGGGCCCTTCGACGAGCGGACGAGACACTACCGCGACAACATCGTCGTCACCGCGGTGCCGGCCTAGGCCGTGTTTCGTAGGGCTCGGAGCCATTGGTTGATGGCCGCGATGGTCAGGGTGGCTTCGTAGCGCACGGCGAGTTTGTCGTACCTGGTCGCCATGGCGCGGTGGTGTTTGAGCTGGTTGATGCCGCACTCGACGGCGTGACGCGCCCGGTAGAGGTGGGGGTCGAAGGCGGGCGGACGCCCGCCTCGGGAGCCCTTGGCCTTACGGTGTTCGTCTTGGTCGGTCTTGCTCGGGATGCAGGCTCGGATGCCGCGGCGGCGCAGGTGGGCGCGGTTGGCTGCGGAGGTGTACGCCTTGTCTGCCAGGACCGTGTCCGGGCGGGTCCGGGGCCGGCCGCCATCGGCGCGCGTGACACGCACTTTGGCCAGCACGGGGATGAACTGAGGGCTGTCGCCGCGTTGGCCGGCGGTGACTATCGCGGCCATTAGTTTGCGGCCCTGCTCGCAGGCCAGATGGGTCTTGGTGGTCCAGCCGCCCCGGGACCGGCCGAGCGCGTGATCTGCCGGCTCGCTCTGCGTTCCGCCGGGCGGCTCCTTCTGCCCGTCACCGTCGCGGCGGGCGCCCGCGGCGTGCTGATGGGCGCGGCTGATGGTCGAGTCCACGCTCACCGTCCAGCCGATCAACCCGGCCGCGTCCGCCCGGGCCTGCAACACCGCCAGAATCTGCGCCCAGACCCCGTCGCGCTGCCAACGGCGGAACCATCGATACAGCGTCTGCCACGGCGGATACACCGCCGGAACGTCTCGCCACGGCGAGCCGGTCCGGACCCGCCACCGGATCCCGTCGATGATCATCCTCATGGTCCATCTGCGGGGCTGATCACGACCGGGTTCCCGCCGGCAGCAGCGGTTCGAGCACCGCCCACTGCACGTCGGTCAGGTCATGTCGCCTCACTGCCGCTACGCTCGGCACGAGGTCTCCGGTGTGAAGTTCTAGCTTGGTCGCTGAACCAACTACCGGAGACCTCTTCAGTTATCGATCACCGACACGCCGCAGCATCGACGCCCTACGAAACACGACCTAGAGCGCGAGACCACCACTTCGCTCCGCGGATCGTGAGGCAGGGACGAGGCGGTGCCGACGATGACGTGTGCCCGCTGCCACGGCTGGTCGTCCGCCAGGAACGGCACCTCCTCGGCCTCCCACTCGTCCCAGAGGCGCAGCGCCTCGTCCGGGTCGCGGTGCAGCTCGGCCATGTCGCGGCTCATGCCTCGCTGTTTGGCCTCGGCGAAGTCGGACTGCACCCAGACAGCGGCATCGACGAGGGGCGCGAGGATTCGGCGGCCGACTCCGACCCCTTCAATGAGCACTGTGGACATCTTGGCGGATACCTCGATGTGACCCGGACGCCGCTCCTTGTCCCATCCGGGCGGTCGATAGTGGACGCTGCGGCCGGCGCGGAGCGGCTCCAGGATCCCGGCGATCATCAGGTCGGCCCAGCCGAAGCGGGAGTGGGCCCAGGCGACGTCGTCGGAGTGCACGACGGCGGCCGGGGGCAGCTCTCGGGCGAGGCGCTCGGCCAGCGCGGTCTTGCCGCTTCCGCCCCTGCCATCCACGGCGATGAGCCGCGGGCGGCCGACGGGCGTGCCGGCCAGGTTCACCAACGACTGGGCGAACGCACTCAGCGGTTCGACCCGCCACGGACCGGCTGCCGGCTCACCCGGCCCGAGCTCCATCCAGCCCCAGTACCCCGCGCGGCATCGTCGACGCCCGCCGCCGTGTTACATTACAGTCGTAACGTAAAACTCCGGCGAAGGAGATGACGACGATGGCTGGATCCGTCGAGGCGAACGTGGCACTCATGCGCACCGCCTTCGAAACGCTCGAGCGTGGCGATGTGGACGCCTGCGCCAAAATGCTGACCGAAGACTTTCTCGCCAACCTTCCTGGGCTGCCCGAGCCGCTGCAGGGTCGGGAGATCTGGGAAGCGGGCACCCGGTCCATGCTCGAGGGCTTCCCCGATCTGCGGGTGGGCATCGAGGACATCTTCGGCGCCGGCGACAAGGTCGCGGTGCGCCTGCGGTTCAGTGGCACGCACACGGGACCGTTCCAGGGCGTACCCGCGACGCACCGCCGCGTCAGCTTCACCAGCATCGAGATGTACCGGATCGCGGGTGACAAGATCGCGGAGGAGTGGGTCTCGCCCGACATGATGGGCCTCATGCGGCAGCTGTCCGAACCGGCCTGAACCTCAGCGACCAGCGGCCGGCTGGACGTGCTCGAACCGCACACGATTCAGCCAGCCCGGTAGGTCGCTCAGGACGTACAGCTCGCCGTGCACGTCGGTGCCGATCGCGGTCGGCTGGGTGGGGAAGTTGCCGATGACGGCGGACTCGTAACCACCGGCCGGCTTGGGACGCACGGCGAACACCCGGGTCGAGCAGTAGTCGCTGGCCACGTAGGTGCCCCAGGCCTCGGGGGTCCGGAACCCTCGGTACACGACGCCGCCGGTCACGGAGCAGTTGTCGTTGTAGTGGTCGTACTCGAAGACGGGGTCGGTGTAGCGGCCGCCCGGCCGGCATTGCTGCGGGTCGAACACCGGGGTGCCCTCGCGGCAGGACCAGCCGAGGTTCGCCCCACGCTGCGACGGGCGGATGTGGTTGATCTCCTCGACCAGACCTTGGCCGACGTCACCGATCCACAGCGAGCCGTCGACCGGGTCGACGGAGAACCGCCACGGGTTGCGCAGGCCGTAAAGCCAGATCTCCGGCCGCGCGCCCGGCATGCGGACGAACGGATTGTCGAACGGCACGCAGTACGGCTTCGCCCCGCAGGCCCGGTTGACGTCGATCCGCACGATCTTGCCCAGCAGGGTGCCCAGGTCCTGGCCGGCCTTGAACGGGTCGTTCGCGTGGCCACCGTCCCCAAGGGACCAGTAGAGGTAGCCGTCGCGACCGAACGCCACCTGCCCGCCGTTGTGGTTGCCGTACTCGGCATGCTCCTGGGTCAGCAGCACCTGCAACCGCTCCGGAGCGCCGAGCCGCACCCGCGCGAGGGTCAGCGTGCCGGCCGGCAGGCTCGTGTAGGCAACGTAGAGGATGCCGGTCCGCGCGAAGTTCGGCGCGGGCGTGATGCCGAGCAGACCACGCTCGTTGTCGGAGGTGTCGATCCGCGCGGTCAAGTCGAGCACCGGCTCGACCGCCAGGCCGGTGTCGGGGTGGTAGGCGCGGACCCTGCCGTCCTTCTCCGCGATCAGCATCCGGCCATCCGGCAGCCCGGTGATCGCGATCGGCCGCTGCAGACCGAAGGCCACCTGCTCGGATACGACGGTGAGCTCGGTGAGTGGCACCGGCACGCGGGCCTGTGACGCGCCGGCCGCGGCGCTGCCGACGACGGGCACCGAGGCCAACAGGGACGCGGACAAAGCCAGAACGAGCAGGCGGGCCAGCATGCTGGCCGGACGACGCGACATGGTTCGGCTCCTCCAACAGAGTGGACGACGCGGATGGGAGCGTTCCCACCATACATCGATCCCCAGCGATCTCAAGCCCGCCGGAAATGTTTCGGCTGACGGTCCATAAGGGAATCGCACGGTATGGCTTTGACGGGGCGACGGCGGCCACTGCCGCCTCTGTGGCTGTTCGTCGGCGGCGGTGCGGCGGTCGTGGTTGCCTTCGCCGTCGCGACCTTCGGCGTGTGGCGCAACGACACCGCGTTGGAGGAGCGGGGAGTCGAGACGTCAGGACGGGTCGTGGCGGTGAGCGACGGCAAGATCAAGCGGGTACGCGTGGAGTTCAGCACCCCGGACGGACGCCGCGTCGAGGCGCTGGTCGGTCAGGGCGACGAGGCACGCGATCCGCGGCCGCGGGTGAACGACACCGTGCCGATCGTCTACGACCCGGACAACCCGACCGACGACGTACGCGACTCCCGTGTCGAGCCCAACCACCACATGG
Protein-coding regions in this window:
- a CDS encoding TetR family transcriptional regulator → MPDPVRHRTAVRARLRATLVAAARELAVARGWREVRMADVAAAAGVSRQTVYNEFGDKSGLADALAAAEIDRFLDAVRAALRGHGTDIRAAARAAIGVTLDDAADNLLIKSIVRGGEDQPDPLLPYLTTRPQLILEATVAVLHEWASTLPGYRADQLEIVFDSIVRLVISHLTYPTASPQQSANDLADLLARMVSAAGR
- a CDS encoding fasciclin domain-containing protein, with the translated sequence MRFIRLGRRAAAVASAAIVISALAAAPADAHGRTKPLGTRSLAAVLTADQSGFDRNGSDYDILTAAVQAVLAAKPASAVGVLADGGTALTAFIPNDRAFQTLVADLQHTKRLPSERASFTAVAGLGIDTVESVLLYHVVPGATIDRRAALKADGATLTTAAGAPIKVDVYGYWWKRVKLVDADRSDRDPRVNRFDINKGNRQIAHGIDRVLRPIDLP
- a CDS encoding anti-sigma factor, yielding MQHLDPDRLVLLALAEQTEAPSELDHLTTCAVCRHELESLRTVAELGVESQDLRDLPPPPERIWQRIEADLTPASPAITHVAEPSRRSRPRWLMPALAAAAAAVLAVAGTVAVDRFVSRAPAERVTARATLSPLPTVPATAGGTVQVLSAGEMRIEVRHLPLTTGFHEVWLIDPDEPTRMVAVGNLSDRPDALLTVPPGVDLNRYRLVDVSDEPHDGDAAHSGRSLLRGTLTY
- a CDS encoding sigma-70 family RNA polymerase sigma factor, translated to MFTDDELAERLRAGDEKALRTAYERHGAAVLYLAQRLLRNRADAEDVTQLTFVAAWSGRDSFDPQRGTLLGWLLGIARRKAIDRIRAAVRDDRVAETVRAQLAPPEQPELPERIVDRLLVADELGRLPAEQRRTLELAFFDDLTHPQIAAVTGLPLGTVKSHIRRGLANLRRRWEVDGAASGSRSAGSTRAR
- a CDS encoding FAD-dependent oxidoreductase; amino-acid sequence: MTMRPMFLRRVTGNVPRRVDAVRSDQKHTLDPGATAVVIGGGIAGVTAALTLAERGMAVTLLERGNRLGGRLTTWPVRLSDGTSQVVEHGFHGFFRQYYNLRNVLRRIDPELGFLRPLGRYPVNSRQWPEEDFAGLFGMPPANLLALLVRSPSLRLRELRRMDSKAALPMLTYARTETYRDFDAISAAAYLDGLGLPPRARAMLFDVFAHSFFNLEAEMSAAEMIMQFHFFFLRNPEGLEMDAPDSDYETAIWSPLSERLAALGVDVLLGSPVDRLEPGWKVSVVGGARISAEHVVLAVDPAAARDIVAASPDVTRTSPPFAERIAALRTAPPYAVDRIWLDGDVAAHRAPFTSISGEATLDSVTLYHRAEREAGQWAARTGGSVLELHAYAAPRHVDADTLARRMRAELNAIWPETRDLVVLDSEHRVGHDAPAFGLGSDATRPAVRTDLDGLYLAGDWVRMPFPCALMERAAASGLVAANAILEQHGVRPAPVLSVPPLGFLAKRRG
- a CDS encoding DEAD/DEAH box helicase, with amino-acid sequence MAVRRPHHQTTFAELGLSPALIAPLADAGVVAPFPIQVATMPDALAGRDVLGRGRTGSGKTYAFVLPLLHRLAQAPVGRRPGRPRALILAPTRELVTQIEASIAPLARALSLRVMTVFGGVGAGPQIAALRRGVDIVVACPGRLDDHVRGGHAHLDAVEITVLDEADHMADLGFLPVVKRLLDRTPRAGQRLLFSATLDAAVDALVRRYLTNPVTHSVDSPLSPVRKMTHHVLHVRTEDRLAVLTDLTAAPGRTLVFTRTKRGAKTLTRRLVAGGVPAVELHGDLGQNARTRNLAAFADGNARTLVATDIAARGIHVDDVTLVIHADPPVEHKAYLHRSGRTARAGAAGTVVTLMNDSQVNDVRNLTREAGIKPRTTRLGPGDPLLSELAPGERTFVAPSQSPAPASASAAVERPVPRQRRASGRRPTARQSAAPSASTSSAASFSSRTRVGRR
- a CDS encoding alpha/beta fold hydrolase yields the protein MQERFVASGSLRIWTERVGDPGLPAVLMVMGSAAQGVSCPDALVARLVDRGVQVIRFDHRDTGRSSVVDFDAHPYTISDLARDCLAVLDGYGLDSAHVAGTSLGGMIAQWLAVHAPDRVRSLTVISSSPMSHDPSAAWARARAGEPADPADLPPPSPAFLAHVSAGHPPDVEADVELFRIFNGPVRPFDEPAARTMLELASARATDPAAAANHHRAVWMDEPDLLAPLSSITAPTSIVHGDQDPVYPLAHGEALAAAIPGAVLHVVPGMGHVMTSPGLPEEVADLIRL
- a CDS encoding DUF4397 domain-containing protein, translated to MTIILPRRVAAGAAATVLAFGALALGTATPAFAADSSVSVVHGIPGQPVDVYVNGEKTLENFEPGKVAGPLKLPEGSYDLALTKPGEPVGQAILTADDAQVPGGANISIVAHLNAEGEPAITPFVNDTSKTAAGQARLIVRHTAAAPAVDVRAGGEPVFRNLTNPKEAKADIAAGTVNADVVLAGESDPVLGPADLDLAEGTAAIVYAIGSAEQNSLSLVSQTIEGLHSAPDGVPSGSGGLADTSLPGWWYLTLVAGVLLLGAGGFRYLTARR